The DNA segment TGGCGACACCCTCTGGGTATCTCGCGACGTCTACGATTTCCAGAAAAACCTGATAACTGATTACAACTCCCCGTTCCCAACTTACCTTGGAGCTCAGGACTCATGCCTGGTCGGCGGCGGTTCGGGCAAACCGGCTCCTATTCGCTGTATTGATTTTATCGACGGTGGCGTTGATATCGTCTGTGCCGATAGTATCGATCTCCGGGGCGATATCAATCTGAACGGTGTCGCCAATGAGATCGGCGATGCCGTGGTCTTCACCAACTATTTCATATACGGCTTGAGCGCCTTTGTCGTCAATATTGAGGGTCAGATTGCCGCGACTGATGTCAATGCTGACGGTATGTCCCTGTCGGTCGCCGACCTGGTTTATCTAATCAGGGTCATCATCGGTGACGCCCAGCCGGCGGCAAAACCGAATCCCGGCGCCTATGCCCGGATTTATACCGATGATGATTTGGTGAAGGTCGAGACCAATTCACCCCTCGGCGCAGTACTGCTGATATTCGATGGCGACGCTTGTCCGGTGCTGACGGAAGCGGCTCAGGGAATGGAAATCAAATCCAATTATGAAAACGGCATCACCCGGGTGCTGCTCTATAGCATGACCAAAGGGCTGGCCATTAATTCGGGTGACATCCTCAAGATCAGCAGATCGGCCAAACTGGTTTCGGCCGATGCCGCCGATTACCTCGGTGCCGCAATCAGAGTCAATAGTGATCGTTTGGTTCCCGTTGATTTTTCGCTCGGACAAAACTACCCCAATCCGTTCAACCCAATTACTACCATTGAGTTTGCATTGCCGGTGGCCGGTGAATACGAACTGGCTGTTTTCAACATTCTCGGTCAGAAGGTAGAAAGTTGGCGCAAATATGCCGACGCCGGGTACCACCGAATCGAGTGGGATGCTTCCCGCTGTGCTTCGGGCGTATATTTCTATCGCCTGACCGCCGGAAAGTTCCAGGCGACCAAGAAGATGATTATACTGAAATAGCCCCGCCTAACCGGGCATTTAATTCTTGCAAGCAGGGCCATAGGGCCCTGCTTTTTTTTGGCCGGGCGCGATATAGCACAACTGCGAAGAGTCGATATTCTCAATAGTTGCTGATTGACAATAAGTGATCGGCCTCTATTCAGAGTCCATTGGTATTATATCCTCTAAGATACTCTTTGAAGCGGAAATCGGGAAAGGGATCAAAATCGTCAGAATCTCTCGAATGCAACTTGCGATGATCATATATATATAAAGCGGAGAGGCTGGAATCCCCCAATGCACATTTCTCCGATCTATTGCACACAATGAAATGCGGCGCAACCCCGAAAAGCCCCGGCGATTTAGTTTTTGAGTTTAGTTTTGTCTATTTTGATGCATGATAGGCACAGATGGATCACGGCTTTGCCTGGACGTACTGCAATCATTTCACATATCATGTCCAAAAATGTGATTCCGTCATACTTTCCCCTACGGGGGAAGGGACTTCGGATAGCGGTCCGGATCGATTACATCGCATTTGAATCAGGAATCGAAATAACGTCAAAGAAGTGAGGATCCAGAGCCGCTTCTTTTTCCGATGGTCCGGCATGCTCCGCGAAGGACTTTTCCAGAAATTCGCGAGCCCTAATTCTATCATCCATTAAGGCATACGCTCGCGCCATGTTATATAGAATTGATCCATCAATTGACGGATTGACATCCAATTTTGATATTGTTGCTTGTGAAAGTGACCATTCTCCCGCACCGGCATATGCCATGGCAAGATAGGATACGAAATTTGCATTATCTTTATCCTGATCCGACAATTCAACTATTTCCTCAATCGCCAAATTGAAATGGTTGACTGCCTGTGTCTTTTTATCCTGCAGTTTATCAATCAAACCAAGGAAGTAATTGGCCACAAAAGAGAAACATCCTGCTTTGATGGCATTATTGAATTGCCTCCGGGCATTATCAAAATCTCTCATTAAAAGGTGAACATATCCGGCATCAATTTGGGCGCTGGGGTCGCCCTTATATTTGACAGCCAGAAGCAAATTGGCCAGGGCCGGCTCCAGAACTCCCAGTTTGAGATAAACCAGTCCCAAATTATAGTAAGCCCTGCCATAATCGGGCGCCAGTTCCAAAGCCCGATTAAGAGTGGCCATGGCCGGTGTATACTTCTTTAAATCCATATTAATGAGACTCAGAAGAAGCAGAGTCTCCAAATCATTGGGGGCATATTTCAGGGAAAAGTTCGCCCAATATAGGGACCGATCATGATCTCCCACCAGTTCCTTAAGCCAGGCCAGCGTCCTGTATCCGATTGCATATTTGGGGTTAATGTCAATGGCCTTAAGTAGGGACTTTTCTGCCTTCTCATATTCACCCACAAACATGTAGAATCTTCCGAGGGATCGATGGGCGTCGGCCAAATCAGGGGCGATCTCGATGGCCTTAAACGCTTCCTCTCTGGCCTGACTGATTTTGAGGGAACTCCGGTCATAATAGGCCATATATTGGAAAGCATATAAATCTGAGAGACCGGCATGTGCATAGGCCAAATTTTCATCTACTTCCAGGGCCCTTTTAAACATCTTTTCAGCCAATTCCAGGTCATCGGGTTTGTTAGTCTGATAGTAGCTGCGGCCCTTCAGGTAAAAATCATAGGCGGCAATATCTGTTTGAAAATAATCGGTCACCTCGGGTGAACTCGACCCAGTACTTTCAGCAAATTTCAGCGCAATTTCACCGGCAATATTTGATAGTACTGCAAAAACCTCATTCATAGATGAAATGTATTCCTTGGAGAACACAATTTTATTCCCCCGATCGCCGTGGATCTTTATATAGAATTTCAATTTGCCTTCCCATTGAAGCAATGTCCCGGAAACCACAAAATCGGAACGGCATTTTTCGAAAAGTTCCCTGATGTTTCTCGTGTAGATAGTGGATGGCTCGGCGGAAATTATCAAATCGGTGCGGCGGGAAATTTCATTGATTAATTCTTCTGTGAATCCCTCGCAAAGGTTATCCCAATTGACGTCGCCCGAGAGATTTTTCAGATCTATTACAGTGACGGTTTGAGGGGGTAGTTTCTTTATGGTGTCCAGGCATGTCACGTCGCCGCGGATACATTTATTAAGAGCAGTGATGAATTCCTCAATGCGCTGAAACCGTTCAGATGGTTGTTTGCAGAGAAGACCGACCACCAAACCATCAAACCATTTAGGGAGATCTCGATTGAATTCAGACAGCAGGGCCGGGTTCTCATGAAGTATGGAGTAAAGAATGGCGGCCGGATAATCGCCGTCAAAAGGGCGTCGGCCGCTCAGGATTTCATAAATTATGGTACCAAAACTAAAGAGATCCGAAGCATACGAAATCGTTCCGCCCGTCAGTTGCTCGGGGGCGAGATAATACAGGGTTCCTTCGACATTGCCATATTTATCGACACTATCGGCATTCACTTCCTTAGCCAGACCGAAATCAAGGATTTTGACCGTTCCTTCCGGGGTGACTTTTATATTCTGAGGTTTGAGATCCCGATGCAGTAATCCCGCCATGTGCGCCGCCTTTAGCCCATCGGCAATCTGGGAGA comes from the Candidatus Zixiibacteriota bacterium genome and includes:
- a CDS encoding hypothetical protein (Evidence 5 : Unknown function), with translation MIIQATDACGQLAADTVCVDIHLDECIHVQIEKVHNAYQGHHQLVDIRLNGSGKQLGGFDFLVAYDNSALSPGSVLGGDLLSDCGWEYFTYRFGYDGNCTSCPSGLIRIVGMAETNNGAYHPSCYLNGRVGVLASIDFLVTNNRTFECQYVPVRFFWVDCGDNSISSKGGDTLWVSRDVYDFQKNLITDYNSPFPTYLGAQDSCLVGGGSGKPAPIRCIDFIDGGVDIVCADSIDLRGDINLNGVANEIGDAVVFTNYFIYGLSAFVVNIEGQIAATDVNADGMSLSVADLVYLIRVIIGDAQPAAKPNPGAYARIYTDDDLVKVETNSPLGAVLLIFDGDACPVLTEAAQGMEIKSNYENGITRVLLYSMTKGLAINSGDILKISRSAKLVSADAADYLGAAIRVNSDRLVPVDFSLGQNYPNPFNPITTIEFALPVAGEYELAVFNILGQKVESWRKYADAGYHRIEWDASRCASGVYFYRLTAGKFQATKKMIILK
- a CDS encoding hypothetical protein (Evidence 5 : Unknown function), whose translation is MGDSSLSALYIYDHRKLHSRDSDDFDPFPDFRFKEYLRGYNTNGL
- a CDS encoding conserved hypothetical protein (Evidence 4 : Unknown function but conserved in other organisms) → MLIQGSHFGHYDILDIIGEGAKGIVYRARDIDRNSEVALKILKPQYARSPEYQDKLKAEARKASRIESPHVVRVLEYNNFDETSYIALEFVDGVTLADFALHCDFPAKVNLISQIADGLKAAHMAGLLHRDLKPQNIKVTPEGTVKILDFGLAKEVNADSVDKYGNVEGTLYYLAPEQLTGGTISYASDLFSFGTIIYEILSGRRPFDGDYPAAILYSILHENPALLSEFNRDLPKWFDGLVVGLLCKQPSERFQRIEEFITALNKCIRGDVTCLDTIKKLPPQTVTVIDLKNLSGDVNWDNLCEGFTEELINEISRRTDLIISAEPSTIYTRNIRELFEKCRSDFVVSGTLLQWEGKLKFYIKIHGDRGNKIVFSKEYISSMNEVFAVLSNIAGEIALKFAESTGSSSPEVTDYFQTDIAAYDFYLKGRSYYQTNKPDDLELAEKMFKRALEVDENLAYAHAGLSDLYAFQYMAYYDRSSLKISQAREEAFKAIEIAPDLADAHRSLGRFYMFVGEYEKAEKSLLKAIDINPKYAIGYRTLAWLKELVGDHDRSLYWANFSLKYAPNDLETLLLLSLINMDLKKYTPAMATLNRALELAPDYGRAYYNLGLVYLKLGVLEPALANLLLAVKYKGDPSAQIDAGYVHLLMRDFDNARRQFNNAIKAGCFSFVANYFLGLIDKLQDKKTQAVNHFNLAIEEIVELSDQDKDNANFVSYLAMAYAGAGEWSLSQATISKLDVNPSIDGSILYNMARAYALMDDRIRAREFLEKSFAEHAGPSEKEAALDPHFFDVISIPDSNAM